The window CGAAGTAGTCCGGCCAGAAGTCGTACCCGACGGCCTCGATCATCTCGACGGAGACGGCGGCGTCGTACTGTCCCTGCGCCGCGCGGTAGTCGCACAGCTCGATGGACACGCGATCGCTCAGTCCGGCGGCCGCGACCCGCTGCAGCGCAAGGCTCCGCTGCTCCTCCGACAACGTGATCGAGCGGATCGTCGCACCGCGCGCGGCCGCCCGCAGGGCGAGCTCGCCCCACCCGGTCCCGATCTCCAGCACGCGCGACCCGGCGCGCACCCCGGCCGCGTCGAGCAACCGGTCGACCTTGCGGCGCTGGGCGTCGGCGAGGTCGTCCCACGTGGCGGTGGCCGCGGCCGCGTCCGACCCGTCCCCCGGACCGAACAGGGCCGCCGAGTAGGTCAGGGTCTCGTCGAGGAACAGCGCGAACAGGTCGTTGGACAGGTCGTAGTGCCGGGAGATGTTGCGCCGCGCGTTCTCTGCGGTCCCGCGCTCGGTGTGCGGGTGGCGGTGCACGGCGACGTCACGCAGCCGCTGCAGTGCCGGCGGCACGAGCGTCGCCATGCGCCGGCAGAAGACCGTGAGGACGGCGGTCAGGTCGTCGGCGGTCCAGTCCCCCGCGAGGTAGGCCTCGCCGAAGCCGATCAGGCCGCCGTTGCCCAGCCGCCGGTACAGGGCCGGGGGACGCACCAGCCGCATCATCGGCGTGCCGGCGCCGCCGGCGCCGATGTTCGTCCCGTCGGGCAGCAGGATCTGCAGCTCCATCCGCCGGGCGACGCGCTCGAAGAGCACCCGGGCGGCCTTGGCGCGGTAACCGCCCGGGGGCAGGGACGCGACGTCCGGCCACCGGACGGGGTCGACGCCGGGGTCGTAGCTGCTCCGGCGGGGCAGGGTGAGGCTCACTCAGACTCCTGGCTGACGAGGGTGGGGCGGACGGGGGACGACGGGGACGCGGCGGAGCCAGAGGCGGATGCCCTGGTACCGGATCTGCGCCGCGACGGTGAGGGTGACCCAGGGGACCCGCGCCGCGGCCCGCAGCAGGGCGGCGGTGCCCGCACCGCGGCGGACCCCGCGGACGGTCGCGACGAACGGCCGCGCCTCGCCGCGATGCAACTCGACGGTGATCGCGACGCGCTCGTCCGGCGTGGGCAACGACATCAGGTAGCGGCCGTCGACGGGGTGGAACGGCGAGACGTAGAACTCCTTGGCGAACTCCGCCCGGCCGTCGGGCCCGGGGCGCAGCAGGTACGCATGACGCTCGCCGTAGGTGTTGTGGACCTCCGCGACCACGGCGACGAGGTGGCCCGCGGGGTCGTGGCACCAGAACACCGACAGCGGGTTGAACACGTACCCGAGCACCCGGGCGTTGGCGAGCATGAGGACGCGCCCACCCCGCAGATCGATGTCGTGCAACGCGAGGAAGGCGTCCACATTCTGACGGAGCGTCGAATTCGGCTCGCCCAGGTGGTCCTGGGCCCGGAACTCGGCGAGCGGCCGGAGCGGCCAGACCGGCCGCGGCAGGTCGTCGACGTCGACCAACCAGGAGTAGCTGCGGTACCGGAACGCGTTGCGCACCGGCGTGTACCGGACGTGCGCGATCGTCGTGTCGTACAGCGCGGGTGCGCTCACCAGGTGGCCCCGAGACATTCGGCGGCCGCGACGCCGGAGGCCGCGCCGTCCTCGTGGAAGCCCCACCCGTGGTACGCGCCGGCGAACGCGATTCGGTCGTCGCCCAGCTCGGGCAGTCGCCGCTGCGCGGCCACCGAGGCCGGCGTGTAGACCGGGTGCTCGTAGACCATGCGCGCGAGCACGGTGGCCGGGTCGACCAACGCCGGCGAGTTCAGGCTGACCACGTACCGTTCGGGACCGGGCAGCGCCATCAGCCGGTTCAGGTCGTAGGAGACGACCACCGACTCCGCCGACGCCGCGCAGGAGGCGAGCCGGTAGTTCCACGACGCCTGCGCGCCCGACCGCCGCGGCAGCGGGGTGGGGTCGGTGTGCAGGACGGTCTCGTTGACCGAGTACGGGATCGCGCCGAGGACCTCGCGCTCGGCGTCGGTCGGCTCCGCGAGCAGCGAGAGCGCCTGGTGCGGGTGCGTGGCGACGACCGCGGCGTCGAAGGTCGCGACGTCGTCGCCGTCGTCGCGGATCTCGACGCCGTCCGCGGTGCGGCGCAGCCCGCGCACCGGGGTCGCGGTGCGCACCGCGTGCAGCGTCTTCGCGACGCGCTCGACGTAGGTGCGCGACCCGCCCGTCACGGTCCGCCACTGCGGCGACCCGGTGACGCTGAGCATCCCGTGGTTGGCGAGGAACGCGAACAGGTACCGCGCCGGGTACTGCAGCGCCGTCGCCGGCGAGCACGACCACACGCACGCCACCACCGGCGTGAGGAAGTGCTGCACGAAGTAGTCCGAGTACCGGCCGCGGGCGACGAACTCGCCGAGGGTCTCCTCGCGGGCCGCTGCGCCCGCGGTGTCCACGAACTCCGGCGCCGCGAGCACGGCGCGGGCGGCCCGGTGGAAGCGCGGGACCTCGGTCAGCATCCGCAGGTACGCGGGGCGGGCGTTACCGGCGCCCGGGAACAGTCCGCGTAGTCCCCGGGCGCCGGCGTACTCGAGCCCGCAGCCGTCGCAGCGGACCGACATCGACATGTCCGACGGCTGCGTCGTGACGCCGAGCTCGGCGAACAGGCGCAGCAGCGTCGGGTACGTCCGCTCGTTGTGGACCAGGAAGCCCGTGTCGAGCGCGGCGGTCCCGCCGGAGTCCCGGACGACGTCGTGGGTGTGGGCGTGCCCCCCGAGACGGTCGTCGGACTCGTAGAGGGTGACGTCGGCCGTGCGGGAGAGCACCCAGGCGGCGGTGAGCCCGGAGACCCCGCCCCCGATGACGGCGATGTGGCGGCGCGACGTGTTCGGCATGGTGCCGGAACTTCGGAGCCGCGCCTCCTACCGGTTTGGTGTGACCCGTTCGTTGAAGCAGAGGCAGACGAACTCGCTGGTCAGGCGCTTCCACTCCCCCGCCCGGCGGAGCATGAAGTGCCCGTGGCCCGTCATCGGGACGAAGGTGGCCGGGACCCCGTCGGCCCGGGCGGCCTCGACGTAGGCCTCCGACGCGCGCGGGTCCGTCCAGGAGTCCGCGGTCCCGTGGACCACGAGCAGCCGGGTGGACCCGAGCGCGGGACGCCGTTCGCCGGCGGGGAGCCAGGGCGCGAGGGCGACGATCCCGACCACGGCCGGGTCGTCGGCGACCTGCAGCGCGGTCCGGCCGCCCATCGAGTGCCCGACGAGGATGACCGGGACGTCGCCGTGCTGCTCCCGGACCCGGTCCAGCGCCCAGCGGGCGTCCGCGACCGGGCTGGCCTCGGCCCCGTTCCAGCCCCGGACCCGGTAGCGGAGCGACCAGACGGCGACCCCGTCCCGGCGGATCCGGCGCGCGATCGCGCGGGCGAACGGGCGCAGTCGGAGCACGGAGGTGTGCCAGGGCGACGACGGCTCCCGGCTCTCGGCCTTGCCGCCGTGGAGCAGGAGCACCACCCCGATGGTCTCGCCGCGCGCACGCATCACGCGCACGGTCGGTTCGGCAGTCACGTCGTCGACTCCTGGGTGGGATGTATGCGAAAGCCTGTCATGTCCGGTGCTCCGTCCGGTATTCGGAACCGGCGGCCGAACGGTTCGCCCTTTCGGGTACCACCCACGCCCAAGCGGGTTGGCTTACCCAACGGGCCCGGCAACCCAAACCTTTCTTGTCAGCAAGTGCTCAGTTAGCCCGTTCGGGTGGCCCCAAAGTGGGTGAATTCGGACAAGCGGTTACCCAACGCACGCATTAGCGCAGTGCGGTCCAATGCCTGCCGAAGGACCGCAATCCGCTGGAAGAATTTGCCATAACAGCAGGGGCAAAAACTGCAGTCCGTCGCGCGCCGGGCATTCGCACTGCGATCATCGTGGTAACGGCAAGCCACCGTCCAAGGCCCGTACTGACAGGGGATCAGTGACCCGCGATGACCATGAACCAGAGCACCTCGAACTTTGACACCGCCATGCGCGGTTACGACCGGGCGGCTGTGGACGCCAAGGTGGCCCAGCTGACCGACGAGCGCATTGCGTTCGAGCGCCGCGCGGCTGAGCTCGAGCGGGAGATGGTGCGCATGCGCCAGTCCCTCGAGAACGGCGAGAGCGCGCCGTACTACATCACGCTCTCCCGCAAGATGGAGGGCATCCTCCGCGAGGCTCACGAGGACGCCGACCGCACCAAGGCCGACGCCGAGCTGGCCGGCCAGCGTGAGCGCGAGCGCGCCATGTCCGTGGCCGAGGAGCTCATGGGCCGCACCAAGGACGAGAGCGACCGCCGCGAGGCCGAGACCCGCGCCCAGATCGAGGGCATGATCAACGCCGCCCGGTCCGAGGCCGAGCGCGTCCGTCAGGAGGCGACCGACAAGGCCGCGCAGCTGGTCGCGAGCACGAGCGACGTCGTCGAGAAGGCGCGCATCAAGGGCGCCCAGATCGCGACCGAGGTCGAGACCAAGCTGACCGCCCAGCGCGAGCAGTTCGAGCGCGACACGGTCTCCCGTCAGGAGACCGCGGAGCGTCGTCTCGCCGAGACCGCCCAGATGGCCGAGCAGATGAAGGCCGAAGCGGCTCGGATGACCGAGGACTCGCAGCGTGCGGCCAAGGCCCTCATCGAGGCCGCCCGCACCGCCGCGTCGGAGCTCATCGCCGAGACCACCTCGCGCGCCGAGCGCCTTCAGCAGGACGCCGAGCGTGAGCTCGCCGCCCTGACGCACCGCCGCGACAGCATCAACGCGCAGCTGTCCACCGTCCGCGAGACGCTCTCCTCCCTCTCGGGTGGCGCGCTCGCCAAGTAAGCACGAAACCGAAGCGCCGGCCCGACTCCTAGCGGGCCGGCGCTTCGCGCCTTAACGCGCTTCACTCGCCGGGAACAGCCTTCACTCGCCCGGTCGGGCGAGTAAGGGCTTGCCCCAGCGAGTGAAGCGCTGAGTGCTCAGGGGTGGAGGTGGCGGGAATTGAACCCGCGTCCTACGGCACCGATCCAGGTCTTCTCCGGGCGCAGTCTGCTGCTGATTTTCTCGGCCCCGGGTTGTCACGCAGACAAGCAACCCGACAGGCCCAGCCACTGTTTGGTGTCCTCGACGCCCCCGTGGCCCGGGCGGCGAGTGAGTCATCTAGCTGATGCCAGACACCGGGTCGATGACAATCCCCGGGCTGACAGACCTCTTAAGTGCTCTGCTGACTAGGCAGCGAGAGCGAGGTCGCGCTGGTTGTTAACCTTGGCGCTTATTTTTTTGCGAGGCATGGTTAACGAGATCGTCCCCGCATCCTCGGCCCGCTTCTCCTGCAACGACATCCGCAGTCGAAACCGATCACCCCCTGTGCAGTTGTGCTCCCAGGATAGCGTCGGGCACCTCCCGCGGCATTCCCGATGTCGCGCGGGCGGCGGCGGTGGGCCGGGCGTCCGCGTCAGCGCTCGCCGCGGTTGCGCCGGCTGAGCTCGCGGGCCATCTCCCGCGTCGCCTGCTTCTCGGCGAGGGCCTGACGCTTGTCGTGGAGCTTCTTGCCGCGGGCGAGGGCGATCTCGACCTTCGCCCGGCCGTCGAGGAAGTACAGCGAGAGCGGGACGATCGTCAGCCCCGACTCCTTGGTCTTGAGCATCCACCGGTCGATCTCGGCGCGGTTCAGCAGGAGCTTGCGGACCCGCCGCGGCTCGTGGTTGGTCCAGGTGCCCGCGGTGTACTCGGGGATGTGGACGGCGTGCAGGTAGGCCTCGCCGTCCCGGAACGTGACGAAGCCGTCGACCAGCGAGGCACGACCGGCCCGCAGCGACTTGACCTCGGTGCCGGTCAGGACGAGCCCGGCCTCGTAGACGTCCTCGATGTGGTAGTCGTGCCGCGCCTTCTTGTTCTGGGCGATGATCTTTCGCCCCTTCTCCCGCGACATGAGGACGAAGAGTACCCAGCGACCGGTCGGGTCAGTTCAACCATTTCATCGGGTCGACGAAGTGGCCGTCCTCCATCACCTCGAAGTGCAGGTGCGGGCCGGTCGAGTAGCCGGTGCTGCCGGAGTACGCGAGCACCTCGCCGCGGGAGAGCTTCTCCCCGCGGCTGGCGGCGAAGCGCGAGAGGTGGTTGTAGGTCGTCACGAGGTAGACCCCGTTGACGTAGCCGTGGTCGACGACGACCCGGTAGCCGTAGGCGCTGTTGTAGTACGCCTCGATGACCCGGCCGTCGCGGGCGGCGCGGACGGCGGTGCCGCTCGGGACACCGAAGTCCGTGCCGGTGTGCAGCTTGTACCGGCGCAGGATCGGGTGGTAGCGCATCCCGTACGACGAGGTGATCGGGCCACTGACGGGCCGGCTGAGCCATCCGGTGCCCGAGACGACCTTGCGGCCGGTCTTCTCGGCGGCCTTGCGGGCGGCCTCGGCGCGCTTGCGGATGATCTCGGCGAGTCGGTCGGACTCGGCCTTCATCGCCGCGAGGCGCGTCTCGATCTGATCGCGGAGCTCCTCGGCCTTCTCCAGCGCCGACTCGCGGGCCGCGATCAGCACCTGCACCTCGGCCTGGGCGGCAGCGGCGGCGTTCCGCGCCTGGGTCGTCCGGGTGACCGCGACCTCGGCGGCCTGCTTCTGAGCGACGATGCGCTCGCGGGACTCGTCGAGGAACTGCTGCTTGGCCTCCAACTCCTGCTGGAGGGCGTCGAGGTCGGCCAGCACCTGCTTCTCGGAGCGGTTGACCGTCTCGTAGTAGGCCAGTGACGAGGTGAGTTCCTCCGGGCTCTGCGCGTTCATGACGACCGAGAGCCGCTGGAAGTCCCCGCCCATGTACGCGGCGCGGGCCAGCGCGGCCAGGGCCTCGCGGTGCGCCCGCATCCGGCCCTGGGCGCCGAGATACTCGATCAGCGCCTGCTCGGCGTGGGACTCGGTCGCGGCGAGGTCGATCGCGGCGTCGTGCTCGGCCAGCTCGGCCTCGGCGACGGCCGTCCGGGCAGCGGCGAGCGCCGCCTGCGCCGGCGGCAGCTTGGCCTCGGCGGCCTCGAGCGCGGACGTCGCCTCGGCGACCTCCTCCTCCTGCTCGTGGAGGTGCTCGTCGAGCTGCTGGACCTGCTGGTCCACCGCCCGCTTCTTCGCCTTGGGGTCGGTGTCCGCGGCGGCCGACGGCACCAACAGCGCCCCCACCGTCACGGCGACGACGACCGCGAGCCGCTTGCGGCGGACCCAGACGGACATACCTCTCCCCCAAACCCCAACAATCACATCCGTCCCATGAGTATCACGCCGGAGCGGGCGCGGTCCGCAGGGCGCGCCGGGGCGGGGTCAGGTCAGACGCGGAGGTAGCGGCGCAGCGTGACGGCGGAGACGAGGGCGGAGCCGCCGACGCCGAAGAGGAACAGCCACGGGATGGTCGTGAAGACGGCGTCCCAGCCGATGAACGAGGTGAACTGGAAGTTCGGTTCGAGGTAGTGGTCGACGCCGGCCCACTTGGCGGCGACGACGAGGATCGTCGCAAGCACCGCCCCGACCGCGCCGGCGATGGCGCCCTCGAGGATGAACGGCAGTCGGATGTAGAAGTTCGACGCGCCGACCAGGCGCATGATCCCGGTCTCCCGCCGTCGGCTGTAGGCCGAGAGCCGGATCGTGTTGATGATCAGCAGCAGGGCGGCGCCGAGGATGATCCCCGCGAGCAGGAGCGCACCGATCGAGACGGCGCGCAGGACGCGGAAGAACGGTTCGAGGACGGTTCGCTGGTCCTGGACCTGATACACCCCGGGCCGGCCGTTGAAGGCACTGAAGATGATGTCGTACTTCGTCGGGTCCGAGAGCTTCACGCGGTAGGACTCCGGCAGCGCGTCCGGGGTGATGTTCTCGGCGATCGCAGAGCCGGAGAACCGCTCCTTGAATCGCTCGTAGGCCTCGGGCTTGGTCTCGAAGTAGACGTCCTCGACGAGTGGCTTGAGCTTGTTCAGGTCGGCGGAGATGGCCGACTTCTGCTCCTCCGTCGCGGCGCCGGACTTGCAGCTCGCGGCGTTGGTGTCGGTCGGCAGGCAGAGGAAGAGGGTGACCTCGACCTTGTCGTACCAGTAGTCCTTCATCGTGTCGACCTGCTTGCCCGTCAGCATCGCGAGGCCGAACAGGGCGAGGGACACGGCGGTGGTGATGACCACCGCGATGGTCATGGTGAGGTTCCGCTTGAGACCGGTGGTGATCTCCTGCGTGACGAACGAAACTCTCACGCGGCGCCCCTCATGCGCTGTAGCCGTACACGCCGCGGTGCTGGTCGCGCACCATCCGACCGGTCTCCAGCTCGATGACGCGCTTGCGCATCTGGTCGACGATCGCCTGGTCGTGAGTGGCCATCAGAACCGTGGTGCCGGTCCGGTTGATGCGGTCCAGCAGCTTCATGATCCCGACCGAGGTGTTCGGGTCGAGGTTTCCGGTGGGCTCGTCGGCGATGAGGATGAGCGGCCGGTTGACGAACGCGCGGGCGATCGCGACCCGCTGCTGCTCACCACCGGAGAGCTCGTCCGGCATGCGGTCCTCCTTGCCGGAGAGACCGACCAGCTCGAGCACCTCGGGCACGACCCGGCGGGTGACACCGCGGGACTTGCCGATCACCTCGAGCGCGAACGCGACGTTCTCGAAGACGGTCTTGTTCGGCAGGAGGCGGAAGTCCTGGAAGACCGTCCCGATCTGGCGGCGCAGCTGCGGCACCTTCCAGTTCGAGAGGCGGGAGAGGTCCTTGCCGAGCACGTGGACTGTTCCCGTCGTCGGCTTCTCCTCCTTGAGGACGAGTCGCAGGAACGTCGACTTCCCCGAGCCGGAGGTTCCGACGAGGAAGACGAACTCGCCCTTGTTGATCTCGAGCGAGATGTCGCGCAGCGCCGGCCGGTCCTGGCTCGGGTACGTCTTGGTGACGTTGTCCAAACGGATCATGGTGAGACCGATGGTAGGCGGGGCACGGCCCCGAATGGCGGATTAGGAGGTGGCGCCGGAGCGCCGCCACCGGATGCCGGCCTCGATGAAATCGTCGATCTCACCGTTGAAAACGGCCTGCGGGTTGCCGACCTCGTGCTCGGTGCGGAGGTCCTTCACCATCTGGTACGGGTGCACGACGTACGAACGCATCTGATTGCCCCACGAACCGGACGAATCGTCCTTCAGTGCGTTGATCTTCGCCTGCTCCTCGCGGCGGCGGACCTCCAGCAGCTTGGCCTGGAGGACCTCCATCGCCCGCGCCTTGTTCTGCAGCTGCGAGCGCTCGTTCTGACAGGAGACGACGATCCCGGTCGGGATGTGCGTCAGCCGGACGGCCGAGTCGGTCGTGTTGACCCCCTGACCACCGGGGCCGGAGGCGCGGAAGACGTCGACCCGGATCTGGTCCTCGGGGATCTCGACGTGGTCGGTGGTGTCCGTCACCGGGACCACCTCGACCCCGGCGAAGGAGGTCTGCCGGCGGCCCTGGTTGTCGAACGGCGAGATCCGGACCAGGCGGTGCGTGCCCTGCTCGACGCTGAGCGTGCCGTAGGCGTACGGGGCGTGGACGACGAACGTGGCGGACTTGATGCCCGCCTCCTCGGCGTAGGACGTGTCGTAGACCTCGGTGGAGTACCCGTGGCGCTCGGCCCAGCGCAGGTACATGCGGAAGAGCATCTCGGCGAAGTCCGCGGCGTCGACGCCGCCGGCCTCGGACCGGATCGTGACGAGGGCGTCCCGGGCGTCGTACTCGCCGTTGAGGAGGGTGCGGACCTCCAGCTCGCCGATCTCCCGCTGCAGGTTCGCGAGCTCGGTCTCGGCCTCGGCGCGCGTGTCGGCGTCGTCCGCCTCCTCGGCCATCTCCCACAGGACGCCCAGGTCGTCGACGCGGCGCCGGACCTGCTCCATGCGCTTGATCTCGGACTGCACGACCGACATCCGGCTCGTGACCTTCTGAGCGCGCTCCTGGTCGTCCCAGAGGTCCGGGGCGGCGGCCTGCTGCTCCAGGTCGGCGTACTCGGAACGCAGCGCGTCGAGGTCGACGACTGCCTCGACCGAGGTCAGCGTCGCATCGAGCGCCTTGAGCGCTTCGGCGAATTCGGGTCCGGCCACGAGGGTTCAGCCTACGTGGCCGGACCGCCGACGTTCGCCCCGGTCGATCAGACCTTGCGGTGGCGTCCCCGGGGCCGCCCGGCCCGGCCACCCGCCGCGGTGAGCGCGCTCCCCGCCGCGACCAGCAGTCCACCGACCGCGAGCAGGCTCCCGTCCGCCCCGCTCTGCGGGAGCGGCCGGACCTGCGGCGCCGCCCCGCTCTGCGCCTCCGGCCCCGCCGCCTCGGTCGGCTCGGCGGTGTCGTTCGGGTCGGCCGGGTCCGACGGGTCCGACGGCCCCGACGCGTCGTCCGTGTCCACCGGGTCGGTCGGGCTCGTGGTGTCGTCGGGGTCCGTGCTGTCCGACGGCCCGGACGTGTCGTCCGTCTCCACCGGCTCGGTCGTGTCCTCCGGCTCGGTCGTGTCGTCCTGGCCCGAGGTGTCGGTCGTGTCCTCCGGCTCGGTCGTGTCCTCCGGCCCGGTCGTGTCCTCCGGCCCGGTCGTGTCCTCCGGCCCGGTCGTGTCCTCCGGCTCGGTCGTGTCCTCCGGCTCGGTCGTGTCCTCCGGCTCCGTCGTGTCGTCGGGGCCCGTGGTGTCGGCGGGCTCGACCGGCTCGTCCGGCGTGACCGGCTCCTCCGGCGTCGTCGGCTCGTCCGGCGCCGTCGGCTCGTCCGGCGTCGTCGGCTCGTCCGGCGTCGTCGGCTCCTCCGGCGTCGTCGGCTCCTCCGGCGTGCTCGGCTCCTCCGGCGTGCTCGGCTCCTGAGGGTTCGACTGCTCGACCGGGACCGACTTGGCGCAGACGAACCAGTGGCTGATGCCGGCGGGCTTGCCGTTCTTGTTCAGCGGGGAGTGGAGGTCCTCCCACGGGAGCTGGCCGAGGCCCGTGGGCGGGTTGTTCGCGGTGCCGGGGCGGTAGAGGTTGTAGCCGTTGCCGCCCTTGACCACGACGCCGAGGATCTCGTAGCCGGCCTTGATTGCGGTGATCGTCAGGTAGGTCTCGCCGAGCCGGCCGTCCTCGTACGACAGGACGGTGTTGGGGTCGGCGTACTCCTTGCCGTCGATGCCGTAGCGCTGGCCGCCGAGGCCGACACCGAACTTGCCGCTGCCGCAGGAGGTGGCGTTGCCCGAGGCCGCGCTCGCGCGGTTGTCCCCGGCGTTCTCGGCGGCGGGGACCGCGCTCGCGGCCGTGCCGGCGGCGACCACGGCCGCGACGGCGGTGCCCGCGGTCACAGCCGCTCGGCCGGCGGCCACGCGGGAGGCGCTGGGCTTGCGGTGACGCCCGCGCACGGAGTTGTTCTGCATCGACACCCTCTCGGATCCGGACCAATCCATCCCTATTCGGACGAACCGGGACGAAAGCTTGGTGGATCCTGAGTGTGATGCAACTCCCGGGGTCGGCGACAGAGGTCGTTGGGCCCTCATTGCCCCAGTGAGCGACAGAGTTGAAAGAGTTGAGGCGTCTCCGCGGTGCGGGGACGCCTCATGAGTTTCAACCCGGTCGCTCAGTGGGGCGGGGCGGGGTCAGGACCGCTCGTCGTCCTTCCCCGGCCCGCCGCGGAGGGTGTCGCTGCCCGGCCCGCCGCGGAGGACGTCGTTGCCCTGGCCGCCGGCGAGCTTGTCCTGGCCCGGGCCGCCGGAGATCTTGTCGTTCCCGCCCCCGCCGGCGAGGTCGTCGTTCCCGGCTCCGCCGCAGAGGATGTCGTTTCCTCCCCCGCCGCGAATCCTGTCGTTGCCGCCGTAGCCGTAGATCAGGTCCGGCCCTGTGGTCCCGGTCAGGACGTCGTTGCCGTTCGTCCCCCGCAGAACCGTGACCTTCTTCGACGACCCCGTGAAGTCACATTTCGCCTCGAG of the Sporichthya polymorpha DSM 43042 genome contains:
- the smpB gene encoding SsrA-binding protein SmpB, giving the protein MSREKGRKIIAQNKKARHDYHIEDVYEAGLVLTGTEVKSLRAGRASLVDGFVTFRDGEAYLHAVHIPEYTAGTWTNHEPRRVRKLLLNRAEIDRWMLKTKESGLTIVPLSLYFLDGRAKVEIALARGKKLHDKRQALAEKQATREMARELSRRNRGER
- a CDS encoding NAD(P)/FAD-dependent oxidoreductase encodes the protein MPNTSRRHIAVIGGGVSGLTAAWVLSRTADVTLYESDDRLGGHAHTHDVVRDSGGTAALDTGFLVHNERTYPTLLRLFAELGVTTQPSDMSMSVRCDGCGLEYAGARGLRGLFPGAGNARPAYLRMLTEVPRFHRAARAVLAAPEFVDTAGAAAREETLGEFVARGRYSDYFVQHFLTPVVACVWSCSPATALQYPARYLFAFLANHGMLSVTGSPQWRTVTGGSRTYVERVAKTLHAVRTATPVRGLRRTADGVEIRDDGDDVATFDAAVVATHPHQALSLLAEPTDAEREVLGAIPYSVNETVLHTDPTPLPRRSGAQASWNYRLASCAASAESVVVSYDLNRLMALPGPERYVVSLNSPALVDPATVLARMVYEHPVYTPASVAAQRRLPELGDDRIAFAGAYHGWGFHEDGAASGVAAAECLGATW
- the prfB gene encoding peptide chain release factor 2, yielding MAGPEFAEALKALDATLTSVEAVVDLDALRSEYADLEQQAAAPDLWDDQERAQKVTSRMSVVQSEIKRMEQVRRRVDDLGVLWEMAEEADDADTRAEAETELANLQREIGELEVRTLLNGEYDARDALVTIRSEAGGVDAADFAEMLFRMYLRWAERHGYSTEVYDTSYAEEAGIKSATFVVHAPYAYGTLSVEQGTHRLVRISPFDNQGRRQTSFAGVEVVPVTDTTDHVEIPEDQIRVDVFRASGPGGQGVNTTDSAVRLTHIPTGIVVSCQNERSQLQNKARAMEVLQAKLLEVRRREEQAKINALKDDSSGSWGNQMRSYVVHPYQMVKDLRTEHEVGNPQAVFNGEIDDFIEAGIRWRRSGATS
- a CDS encoding cellulose-binding protein; this translates as MNQSTSNFDTAMRGYDRAAVDAKVAQLTDERIAFERRAAELEREMVRMRQSLENGESAPYYITLSRKMEGILREAHEDADRTKADAELAGQRERERAMSVAEELMGRTKDESDRREAETRAQIEGMINAARSEAERVRQEATDKAAQLVASTSDVVEKARIKGAQIATEVETKLTAQREQFERDTVSRQETAERRLAETAQMAEQMKAEAARMTEDSQRAAKALIEAARTAASELIAETTSRAERLQQDAERELAALTHRRDSINAQLSTVRETLSSLSGGALAK
- the ftsX gene encoding permease-like cell division protein FtsX, whose amino-acid sequence is MRVSFVTQEITTGLKRNLTMTIAVVITTAVSLALFGLAMLTGKQVDTMKDYWYDKVEVTLFLCLPTDTNAASCKSGAATEEQKSAISADLNKLKPLVEDVYFETKPEAYERFKERFSGSAIAENITPDALPESYRVKLSDPTKYDIIFSAFNGRPGVYQVQDQRTVLEPFFRVLRAVSIGALLLAGIILGAALLLIINTIRLSAYSRRRETGIMRLVGASNFYIRLPFILEGAIAGAVGAVLATILVVAAKWAGVDHYLEPNFQFTSFIGWDAVFTTIPWLFLFGVGGSALVSAVTLRRYLRV
- a CDS encoding DUF1365 family protein, coding for MSRGHLVSAPALYDTTIAHVRYTPVRNAFRYRSYSWLVDVDDLPRPVWPLRPLAEFRAQDHLGEPNSTLRQNVDAFLALHDIDLRGGRVLMLANARVLGYVFNPLSVFWCHDPAGHLVAVVAEVHNTYGERHAYLLRPGPDGRAEFAKEFYVSPFHPVDGRYLMSLPTPDERVAITVELHRGEARPFVATVRGVRRGAGTAALLRAAARVPWVTLTVAAQIRYQGIRLWLRRVPVVPRPPHPRQPGV
- a CDS encoding alpha/beta hydrolase → MTAEPTVRVMRARGETIGVVLLLHGGKAESREPSSPWHTSVLRLRPFARAIARRIRRDGVAVWSLRYRVRGWNGAEASPVADARWALDRVREQHGDVPVILVGHSMGGRTALQVADDPAVVGIVALAPWLPAGERRPALGSTRLLVVHGTADSWTDPRASEAYVEAARADGVPATFVPMTGHGHFMLRRAGEWKRLTSEFVCLCFNERVTPNR
- the ftsE gene encoding cell division ATP-binding protein FtsE, with product MIRLDNVTKTYPSQDRPALRDISLEINKGEFVFLVGTSGSGKSTFLRLVLKEEKPTTGTVHVLGKDLSRLSNWKVPQLRRQIGTVFQDFRLLPNKTVFENVAFALEVIGKSRGVTRRVVPEVLELVGLSGKEDRMPDELSGGEQQRVAIARAFVNRPLILIADEPTGNLDPNTSVGIMKLLDRINRTGTTVLMATHDQAIVDQMRKRVIELETGRMVRDQHRGVYGYSA
- a CDS encoding SAM-dependent methyltransferase, whose product is MSLTLPRRSSYDPGVDPVRWPDVASLPPGGYRAKAARVLFERVARRMELQILLPDGTNIGAGGAGTPMMRLVRPPALYRRLGNGGLIGFGEAYLAGDWTADDLTAVLTVFCRRMATLVPPALQRLRDVAVHRHPHTERGTAENARRNISRHYDLSNDLFALFLDETLTYSAALFGPGDGSDAAAATATWDDLADAQRRKVDRLLDAAGVRAGSRVLEIGTGWGELALRAAARGATIRSITLSEEQRSLALQRVAAAGLSDRVSIELCDYRAAQGQYDAAVSVEMIEAVGYDFWPDYFATLHRLVTPGGRIGLQAITMPHDRMLASRDTYTWIHKYVFPGGLIPSVESVEFSAEQAGLTVTDRHGFGRHYAETLRLWRERFAARATEVEALGFDATFRRMWEFYLGYSEAGFRAEYLDVHQFVLTRGEG
- a CDS encoding M23 family metallopeptidase, which gives rise to MSVWVRRKRLAVVVAVTVGALLVPSAAADTDPKAKKRAVDQQVQQLDEHLHEQEEEVAEATSALEAAEAKLPPAQAALAAARTAVAEAELAEHDAAIDLAATESHAEQALIEYLGAQGRMRAHREALAALARAAYMGGDFQRLSVVMNAQSPEELTSSLAYYETVNRSEKQVLADLDALQQELEAKQQFLDESRERIVAQKQAAEVAVTRTTQARNAAAAAQAEVQVLIAARESALEKAEELRDQIETRLAAMKAESDRLAEIIRKRAEAARKAAEKTGRKVVSGTGWLSRPVSGPITSSYGMRYHPILRRYKLHTGTDFGVPSGTAVRAARDGRVIEAYYNSAYGYRVVVDHGYVNGVYLVTTYNHLSRFAASRGEKLSRGEVLAYSGSTGYSTGPHLHFEVMEDGHFVDPMKWLN